In one Solanum lycopersicum chromosome 11, SLM_r2.1 genomic region, the following are encoded:
- the LOC101244152 gene encoding bi-functional coumaroyl CoA and feruloyl CoA ortho-hydroxylase F6H2-2-1-like, giving the protein MFWSAIGDKNEKSLEWRDSIKHGCNPENDSNLWPSQTRNQVLEYQKWATPLAKKLLEVLLKGLNVNDFDESLEPLLMGTMAININYYPPCPDPSITIGARRHCDVSCITLLFQDDTGGLYVRGTKGDNWIHVKPIKGALAVNIGDSLQIMSNDRYKSVEHCVAVDSSRARISVPLFVNPCFDSVIGPFSQMLKDGEKPVYKHVLFSDYWNYFFRKRPSGKASLDFAKI; this is encoded by the exons ATGTTTTGGAGTGCTATTGGTGATAAAAATGAGAAATCTTTGGAGTGGAGGGATAGTATAAAACATGGTTGTAATCCAGAAAATGATAGCAATCTTTGGCCTTCTCAAACAAG GAACCAAGTCTTGGAATATCAAAAGTGGGCTACACCACTTGCTAAAAAATTGTTAGAGGTGCTATTGAAAGGTCTCAACGTCAATGACTTTGATGAATCTTTAGAACCTCTCTTGATGGGAACAATGGCTATCAACATAAACTATTATCCACCATGCCCAGATCCAAGTATCACCATTGGGGCTCGTCGGCACTGCGATGTCTCCTGCATCACTCTGCTCTTCCAGGATGACACGGGAGGCCTATATGTTCGAGGGACTAAAGGCGATAATTGGATCCACGTAAAACCAATCAAAGGCGCCTTAGCGGTTAACATAGGTGACTCGTTACAGATTATGAGCAATGATCGATACAAGAGTGTCGAGCATTGTGTAGCAGTTGATTCGAGTAGGGCTCGAATATCCGTACCGCTATTTGTGAATCCTTGCTTTGACAGTGTCATTGGTCCATTTTCACAAATGCTGAAAGATGGAGAAAAACCAGTGTACAAACATGTCTTGTTTTCTGATTATTGGAATTATTTCTTTCGTAAGAGGCCTTCTGGTAAAGCATCACTAGATTTtgctaaaatttga